The bacterium sequence AGGGTCGCGAGGTTCTCTCTCACGGCCAGCCGCCAGCCCTGGTCCGGTCCCAAGACCATGAGGGCCGTGGCGAAGGCGTCGGCGAGCGCGCACTGTGAGTGCACGACGCTGACCGACGCTAGGGAGTGCTCGACCGGGCGGCCCACGCGAGGGTCGATAGTGTGGGAAACTCGGGAGCCCTCCAGGTCATGGTGATTCCGATAGTCGCCCGACGTAGCCAGCGCCGCTCCGGAAAGGGACACGACGCGATGGACGGCCCGTGCCGCGGTCGGGCTCTCGATGGCGAGTTGCCAGGCTCGACCCTCCAGATTCCTGCCGCGGGTTCGAATCTCTCCGCCGACCTCGATCATGTAGCGGTCGGCTCGGAGGCGATCGAGCGCTGCGGCGACTCGATCGACGCCGTAGCCTTTGGCCACACCCGACAGATCGCAGTAGATCTCCGGTAGCTTCTTGCGAATCGTCTGCGCCGACGCATCCAGCTCCAAACCGCGATAGCCGGTGGCGCCGAGCAGCTCACGAAGTTCCTCTTCGGAGGGCTGTCGCGAGCGGCGCCCTCCGGGACCGAACCCCCAGGCCTCGACGAGCGGGCCGACAGTGACATCGAAGGCGCCACCACTGACCTCGCTGGCCTCGAGCGCGAGTTGAAACGCTTCGAATGTGGGAATCTCGCCTGCGAAGGTGAGTTGCCGCCGCGGCGACGGATCGCCCCAGGCCGCAGGACCGAGCAGCAGGAGGCTGCCCACCAGCAAGGGCACGGCAAGCAGGGTCGGTCTGCCAGTCCGCGGAGTTCGACTCGTCGGGCTCACCGGGATGCCTCTTCTGACTGAGAGTTGTGGTCCTCGGCTTGCCTTTCCGCGAGGCGAAGCAGGGGCTGGTAGAGAACACGATCCTCGCGCGCGAGGAGATTCTCGATGCGACCCAGAAGGGCGGTTGCGAGGGCCTCGCTATCGGGGGATGTCGAGTTCGCCTCGGACAGGCTCTCCAGCAGATCGAGATCGTCGGCCAGGCTGCGGCGCTCGGCGAGAAGCTCCTCGAGAACCGCCTCGTCGAGAAAGCGGTTGAGCTCGAACAGGCAAGAAGCCCGAGTGGAGAGTGAGGCGACGGAAGCGCCCAGGTTTAGCACCGCGGATGCACAATGGCAGTCGGTGCGCTGCGCTCGATGGATGAGAGCGCGATTGGCTTTCGCCATCTCGGCGAGCCCGGAGCCCGGGCCCAGAAACTTCACGATGGCCCAAAGTGGCACACCCGAGAGCAGGAGCGTATGACGGGCGTCATATGCGTCCCGGCTCCGCCAGGCGTCTGGGTCAGACTTCTGCGGTCAGGCTCTGGCTAGGGTTCTCAGGGCCTCGCGATCAAGCACCACAAAGCCGTCGTGGTCGGTGTGGACGGTCCCGTCCTTTTGCCACTTGCTCATTACACGGATGCAGGTCTCGATCGTTGTGCCGGTCATGTCGGAAAGCTCCTGGCGGCTGAGTGGCAGCGGAATGAAGATCCCGCCGCGGTCCTCGCGACCGATCTCGCGGGCGAGTCGGAGGAACAGTCGTGCTAGCCGAGGCTCGACGCGCGCCCCGGTCAGCTCCCCGACCCGGTTGACCAGCTCGACGAGACGCTGGGTCAGGCCGAGAAGAAGCCCCCTGGCGATGGACGGGTGATGTTCGAGCAGCGAGTAGAGAGCAGAGCGTGAGATCTGGATGCACACCGTGTCTTCCAGCGCCGCCGCGGTGGCAGGGTAGGGGCGTTCCTTGAACACGGCCACGCTGCCCACAGGATCTCCGGAGCCGAAGATCCCCCATATGATGTCTTTCCCTGAGCGGGTTGTTTTGAAGACTTTCACCCGTCCTGAGACGATCGTGTAGAAGTACTCCGACGGATCCGCCTCGTGGAGAATCAACTCACCGGCGGCAAACGACTTCACTTCGGCCACCTCGGCAAGGTGCAGCCGATCCTCTTCCGGCAAAGCGCTGAACGGTTTCGCGGTTCTGAGGATCTCCTCCGGGCTTGGGACCATGTTGCGGGGATTCTATGACCTGAGGAGAGGGCACCGCGTGGGCGGAGAAGAAATCCCCTATTCGGAGCTGCGGGATCTGGAGCTTCGGAGTTGGCGCGCAGTAGCGCCAGGATGACCTGCTCTCCGGGTCTCCATGCGGCGGTAGGATCCCGGACGGGTGCCAGCCCAAGACCAATGAATGGCATTCAAGAGGTCGTCGGTTCGATCCCGATCGGCTCCACCAGTCTTCGCGCACGCTCAGGTTCGGTAAGCCTTTCGCCTACGAGATCAGGAGCGGAGCCTGCGCGGCCTCACATTCCGATGGGCCGAGCCGCGGCGAGGTGACGCCTGTCGGCATTCAGAAGCGAGCTCACCGAAGCTCGCTCCGGAGAAAGAGCGCGTGGGCGAGATGAAGAAGATGCGCTCCGCGCACATAGCCGGCCGCCAGGATCTCGCAGCTCTTCAACACTAGCAGTGTAGGTCAGCGGGTTTCCCGGCAAACGGTCTTGGCTTCCGGTTTCCGAAGTACCGAGTGGGACCCAGCTCGCTTCCGACACCTTCTTCGAGCAAGCCGATAGCCCAGTTGGAGTCTAGGCTGGTCTCGGACCCCGACACCATCCCCCGGCTGCCGCCGGATCGAACCCGCCCGGCCATCTCGGTTCAATCCACGACCTCTTTGATCGTGCGGATTCCGTAGACGGGTGGAATACCCGAACGGTATCGCCCGGCCAGGCTG is a genomic window containing:
- a CDS encoding FAD:protein FMN transferase; translation: MSPTSRTPRTGRPTLLAVPLLVGSLLLLGPAAWGDPSPRRQLTFAGEIPTFEAFQLALEASEVSGGAFDVTVGPLVEAWGFGPGGRRSRQPSEEELRELLGATGYRGLELDASAQTIRKKLPEIYCDLSGVAKGYGVDRVAAALDRLRADRYMIEVGGEIRTRGRNLEGRAWQLAIESPTAARAVHRVVSLSGAALATSGDYRNHHDLEGSRVSHTIDPRVGRPVEHSLASVSVVHSQCALADAFATALMVLGPDQGWRLAVRENLATLFLIRDSEAGLVEKMTPAFDELYSEVRLARASRRGERITFIGER
- a CDS encoding Crp/Fnr family transcriptional regulator, which gives rise to MVPSPEEILRTAKPFSALPEEDRLHLAEVAEVKSFAAGELILHEADPSEYFYTIVSGRVKVFKTTRSGKDIIWGIFGSGDPVGSVAVFKERPYPATAAALEDTVCIQISRSALYSLLEHHPSIARGLLLGLTQRLVELVNRVGELTGARVEPRLARLFLRLAREIGREDRGGIFIPLPLSRQELSDMTGTTIETCIRVMSKWQKDGTVHTDHDGFVVLDREALRTLARA